One Agrobacterium vaccinii DNA window includes the following coding sequences:
- a CDS encoding BolA family protein — MPMKPGDIEDMIKAGIPGAKVTIRDLAGDGDHYAAEVVAEAFKGKSRVQQHQMVYDALKGNMGGVLHALALQTSAPE; from the coding sequence ATGCCCATGAAGCCTGGCGACATTGAGGACATGATCAAAGCTGGAATTCCCGGCGCGAAGGTAACCATCCGTGATCTCGCCGGTGACGGCGATCACTACGCGGCAGAAGTCGTGGCCGAAGCCTTCAAGGGCAAAAGCCGCGTGCAACAGCACCAGATGGTCTATGACGCCTTGAAGGGCAATATGGGCGGCGTTCTGCATGCTCTCGCCTTGCAGACATCAGCACCAGAATAA
- the lipB gene encoding lipoyl(octanoyl) transferase LipB has product MLTRTDIQTNMFPQEGFAAVRWRISEGLVPYEEAVAEMERQVAAIAAGEADELVWLLEHPPLYTAGTSADSSDLIEPNRFPVFATGRGGEYTYHGPGQRVVYVMLDLKRRKQDVRAYVAALEDVIIRTLDKMNVRGERREDRVGVWVRRPEKPRLPDGGMSEDKIAALGIRLRKWVSFHGLSINVEPDLTHFSGIVPCGITQYGVTSLVDLGLPVMMEDVDILLREAFEEVFGPAENEVA; this is encoded by the coding sequence ATGCTGACACGCACCGACATACAGACAAACATGTTCCCGCAGGAAGGTTTTGCCGCCGTGCGCTGGCGAATCTCCGAGGGGTTGGTGCCCTATGAGGAGGCCGTCGCCGAGATGGAGCGGCAGGTCGCAGCCATTGCAGCAGGCGAAGCGGATGAACTTGTCTGGCTTTTAGAGCATCCGCCTCTCTACACGGCTGGCACAAGCGCCGATTCCAGCGACCTGATCGAGCCCAATCGCTTCCCGGTCTTTGCCACCGGTCGCGGTGGGGAATACACCTATCACGGCCCCGGACAGCGTGTGGTCTACGTCATGCTGGACCTCAAACGCCGGAAGCAGGATGTGCGCGCCTATGTCGCCGCACTGGAAGACGTCATCATCCGCACGTTGGACAAGATGAATGTACGGGGCGAGCGCCGCGAAGACCGCGTCGGCGTCTGGGTGCGTCGTCCTGAAAAACCGCGTCTGCCCGATGGTGGCATGAGCGAAGACAAGATTGCAGCCCTTGGCATTCGCCTGCGCAAATGGGTGAGCTTCCATGGCCTTTCCATCAATGTGGAGCCCGACCTTACGCATTTTTCCGGCATCGTGCCATGCGGCATCACGCAATATGGCGTCACCAGCCTTGTCGATCTGGGATTGCCGGTTATGATGGAAGATGTTGATATTCTGCTGCGCGAAGCTTTCGAGGAAGTTTTCGGCCCGGCAGAAAACGAAGTGGCCTGA
- a CDS encoding NAD(P)-dependent alcohol dehydrogenase has protein sequence MFTTSAYACDDGSSPLKLATIKRRDPGPRDVEIEIEFCGVCHSDIHTARGEWAGSLYPCVPGHEIIGRVGRIGAEVTKFKAGDRVGVGCIVDSCRDCPSCAEGLENYCEKGMSGTYNAPDKAMGGDAHTLGGYSAHVVVDDRYVLSIPENLDPAAAAPLLCAGITTYSPLRHWNAGPGTRVGVVGLGGLGHMAVKIASAMGATVVMITTSPGKAEDAKRLGAHEVIVSKDEEQMKKAASSLDLIIDAVAADHNIDSYLALLKRDGALVQVGAPEKPLSVHAFSLIPGRKTFAGSMIGGIPETQEMLDFCAEKGITADIEMINIDQINEAYERMIKSDVRYRFVIDMKSLPKQAA, from the coding sequence ATGTTCACAACTTCCGCCTATGCTTGCGACGATGGCTCCTCGCCGCTGAAACTCGCCACCATCAAGCGTCGCGATCCTGGCCCACGTGATGTCGAAATCGAAATCGAATTCTGCGGCGTCTGCCACTCCGATATCCACACGGCGCGTGGCGAATGGGCCGGTTCACTCTACCCTTGCGTTCCCGGCCATGAAATCATTGGTCGCGTTGGCCGCATCGGTGCCGAAGTCACCAAGTTCAAGGCAGGCGACCGCGTCGGCGTTGGCTGCATCGTCGATAGCTGCCGCGATTGCCCAAGCTGCGCGGAAGGCCTTGAGAATTATTGCGAAAAGGGCATGAGCGGCACCTACAACGCGCCTGACAAGGCCATGGGTGGCGATGCACACACACTGGGCGGTTATTCCGCACATGTCGTCGTTGATGACCGCTACGTCCTCAGCATCCCCGAAAACCTCGATCCAGCCGCGGCAGCACCCCTGCTCTGCGCTGGCATCACCACCTACTCACCGCTGCGTCACTGGAATGCCGGTCCCGGCACCCGCGTCGGCGTCGTCGGTCTCGGTGGTCTCGGCCACATGGCAGTCAAGATCGCCAGCGCCATGGGTGCAACGGTCGTCATGATCACCACCTCCCCCGGCAAGGCAGAAGACGCCAAGCGTCTAGGCGCGCATGAAGTCATCGTCTCGAAAGACGAAGAGCAGATGAAGAAGGCGGCATCCAGCCTCGACCTCATCATCGACGCCGTGGCAGCAGACCACAACATCGATTCCTACCTCGCTCTCTTGAAGCGTGATGGTGCACTGGTACAGGTCGGCGCACCCGAAAAGCCACTGTCGGTTCACGCCTTCAGCCTCATCCCGGGCCGCAAGACCTTCGCAGGCTCCATGATCGGCGGCATTCCCGAAACCCAGGAAATGCTGGATTTCTGCGCCGAAAAGGGCATCACTGCCGACATCGAGATGATCAACATCGATCAGATCAACGAAGCTTACGAGCGCATGATCAAGAGCGACGTCCGCTACCGCTTCGTCATCGACATGAAGAGCCTGCCCAAACAGGCCGCCTAA
- a CDS encoding DUF2497 domain-containing protein, translating into MAQPSVAREPSMEEILASIRRIIESNEPTSGDAFSAPLPPVYDEEEEAEMSYSAELASPPAHVPPAANQGYGARQQHEPSMADAIDMAASNAAEKTMSLADVAARVRAAADRNASLGPQGFATQQRVAEPAPRAEPAHMNEPTPFPQPVFQQERPVPPPRPTDIRPLLNAAPTPRPQPAPQPQPAPSLVQPATAPAPQRPLPVWETMELRGPVEPEQPAPAMPELVVPQPFVVEPEQKPEETGLSLNLISAAAGAQIAQSFGELAELFDGVERPSVEQMAQDMLRPMLQDWLEDNLPTLVERLVREEIERVARGPRR; encoded by the coding sequence ATGGCTCAGCCCAGCGTCGCGCGCGAACCATCGATGGAAGAAATTCTGGCATCCATTCGCCGCATTATCGAAAGCAACGAGCCGACATCTGGCGATGCGTTTTCTGCCCCTCTGCCTCCGGTTTACGATGAGGAAGAAGAGGCAGAAATGTCCTACTCCGCCGAGCTTGCAAGCCCGCCCGCCCATGTGCCGCCTGCCGCAAACCAGGGTTATGGCGCGCGTCAGCAGCATGAGCCTAGCATGGCTGACGCTATTGATATGGCCGCGTCCAATGCCGCGGAAAAGACGATGTCTCTGGCCGATGTTGCAGCGCGCGTTCGTGCAGCAGCAGATCGCAACGCATCTTTGGGGCCGCAGGGTTTTGCAACCCAGCAGCGCGTGGCTGAGCCAGCGCCGCGAGCAGAGCCTGCGCACATGAACGAGCCTACGCCGTTCCCGCAGCCCGTGTTCCAGCAGGAGCGCCCGGTACCACCGCCGCGCCCAACGGATATCCGCCCGCTGCTCAACGCAGCACCGACACCCCGCCCGCAACCCGCGCCCCAGCCTCAGCCAGCGCCGAGCCTGGTGCAGCCCGCAACAGCCCCTGCACCGCAGCGGCCTCTGCCCGTATGGGAAACGATGGAGCTTCGCGGCCCGGTGGAGCCGGAACAGCCAGCGCCTGCCATGCCCGAACTCGTTGTACCGCAGCCTTTCGTTGTAGAACCGGAGCAGAAGCCGGAAGAGACGGGTCTGTCGCTGAACCTCATTTCCGCTGCTGCTGGCGCGCAAATCGCGCAGTCCTTCGGTGAACTTGCCGAATTGTTCGACGGCGTGGAGCGCCCATCCGTCGAGCAGATGGCGCAAGACATGTTGCGCCCGATGTTGCAAGACTGGCTGGAAGATAACCTTCCGACACTTGTCGAGCGTCTTGTGCGTGAAGAAATCGAACGCGTGGCCCGCGGCCCGCGCCGCTGA
- a CDS encoding protein-L-isoaspartate O-methyltransferase family protein codes for MMDFETARGKMVDSQLRTTDVTSHSVLKAFLAVPREEFVPAGVKQIAYADEDLQICPAKDGRGARYVMKASPLAKLLQLAAITKDDVVLEIGGGMGYVSAVLGQLAGSVVSLESDEELSASASAKLAALGYDNVAVVTGELSQGNAAEAPYDVIFVNGSVEEVPAALLDQLRDGGRLIAVVGYGNSAKAVVYRRDGKGTSSTAFFNASVKPVPGFAKAREFVF; via the coding sequence ATGATGGATTTCGAAACCGCACGCGGCAAGATGGTGGACAGCCAGTTGCGCACGACAGATGTGACCTCGCATTCTGTATTGAAGGCGTTTCTGGCGGTGCCGCGCGAGGAGTTCGTTCCCGCCGGTGTGAAGCAGATCGCCTATGCGGATGAGGATTTGCAAATCTGTCCTGCCAAGGACGGGCGCGGCGCGCGCTATGTGATGAAGGCGTCTCCGCTGGCAAAGCTTTTGCAGCTTGCCGCCATCACCAAGGATGATGTCGTGCTGGAGATCGGTGGCGGCATGGGCTACGTCTCAGCCGTTCTGGGTCAACTGGCCGGCTCGGTCGTTTCGCTGGAAAGCGACGAAGAGTTGAGCGCCAGTGCGAGCGCCAAGCTTGCCGCGCTGGGCTATGACAATGTCGCTGTTGTCACCGGCGAACTCTCTCAGGGTAACGCGGCAGAAGCACCTTACGATGTCATTTTCGTCAACGGCTCGGTGGAGGAGGTGCCTGCTGCACTTCTCGACCAGTTGCGCGATGGCGGACGTTTGATTGCCGTTGTCGGTTACGGCAATTCGGCCAAGGCCGTGGTGTACCGCCGCGATGGCAAGGGCACGTCCTCGACAGCGTTCTTCAATGCTTCGGTCAAGCCGGTGCCCGGTTTTGCCAAGGCGCGCGAATTCGTTTTCTGA
- a CDS encoding DUF3309 family protein, translated as MLGTILVILLILFLIGALPNWGFHNYGYGLSGGLGLVLVIVLILVLLGRI; from the coding sequence ATGCTCGGCACAATCCTCGTCATCCTGCTCATTCTCTTCCTCATCGGTGCGCTGCCGAACTGGGGTTTTCACAATTATGGGTACGGCCTCTCGGGCGGCCTTGGCCTTGTTCTCGTCATCGTGCTGATTTTGGTTCTCCTGGGCCGCATCTGA
- a CDS encoding DUF982 domain-containing protein produces MQTPWKKPVLVALEEPGVYVSIGSTQAASWALIEDWPEEDGEKLDRALLVFAAVDAGKKKPEDARQAFIEAALEAGLDVKS; encoded by the coding sequence ATGCAGACGCCATGGAAAAAGCCGGTTCTGGTTGCGCTGGAAGAGCCCGGCGTATACGTCAGCATTGGGTCGACGCAAGCCGCATCCTGGGCGCTGATCGAAGACTGGCCGGAAGAAGACGGCGAGAAACTCGACCGCGCGCTTCTGGTGTTTGCAGCGGTGGATGCGGGCAAAAAGAAGCCCGAAGATGCGCGTCAGGCCTTTATCGAGGCTGCACTTGAAGCGGGCCTCGACGTAAAGTCATAA
- a CDS encoding competence/damage-inducible protein A gives MPAPSSASNVVSAAMLAIGDELLSGRTKDKNIGHLADVMTMSGIDLKEVRIVADEEPAIVEALNALRSRYDYVFTSGGIGPTHDDITADAVSAAFGLPCEHDADAMRLLGDMYRTREMEFTDARKRMARMPRGAKHIVNPVSVAPGFIVENVYVMAGVPQVFQAMLDNVIPTLRTGSKILSQAVRSPFGEGDIGTLLSGVQKSHPDTSIGSYPKYDGQRFSTEIVVRARDADALHAAAQDVSAMIDAITREKAAHSA, from the coding sequence ATGCCTGCACCCTCCTCCGCCTCGAATGTCGTTTCCGCTGCCATGCTCGCCATTGGCGATGAGCTGCTGTCGGGGCGCACGAAGGACAAGAATATCGGGCATCTGGCAGATGTGATGACCATGTCGGGCATCGACCTCAAGGAAGTGCGCATTGTGGCAGACGAAGAGCCTGCCATTGTCGAGGCGCTGAACGCGCTGCGCAGCCGCTACGATTATGTTTTCACCTCCGGTGGCATCGGCCCCACGCATGACGACATTACCGCCGATGCGGTCTCTGCTGCATTCGGCCTGCCCTGCGAGCACGATGCGGATGCGATGCGCCTGCTTGGCGATATGTATCGCACCCGCGAAATGGAATTCACCGATGCGCGCAAACGCATGGCGCGCATGCCACGCGGTGCCAAACATATCGTCAACCCCGTCTCGGTCGCGCCCGGTTTCATCGTTGAGAATGTCTACGTCATGGCAGGCGTGCCGCAAGTGTTTCAGGCCATGCTGGACAACGTCATCCCCACGCTGCGCACAGGCTCGAAAATCCTGTCGCAAGCCGTGCGCTCTCCCTTCGGCGAAGGCGACATCGGCACGTTGCTCAGCGGCGTGCAGAAATCCCATCCAGACACCAGCATCGGCTCCTATCCGAAATATGATGGCCAGCGCTTCTCGACCGAGATCGTCGTGCGTGCCCGTGATGCGGATGCGCTCCATGCTGCAGCACAGGATGTGTCCGCGATGATCGATGCCATCACCCGCGAAAAGGCCGCGCATTCCGCTTGA
- a CDS encoding universal stress protein, producing MGYKTILAVMDTAENAGKLGDFAAALANTFSAHVVGLHMETFATVPLVAPMEMPDPATVQAVQEVAHQETTDIASIFARTMAAKNISNEWRSFVSSVGYSSNTAMQSARCADLVIARQSTSSSISDSRADLDNFLYESGRPILLVPHMLDQPKPIKRVLIAWNGSREATRATFDALPFLIAAETVEIFSVGADDDDKGSATLAGSEIASTLARHGINVTVTSEEKSHGLSAEKAIEKRLSDNSIDLLVMGAYGHSRWWEMLFGGVTRTLLDKMTALTLLSR from the coding sequence ATGGGTTACAAGACGATACTGGCAGTGATGGACACTGCGGAAAACGCTGGCAAGCTCGGAGATTTCGCCGCGGCGTTGGCCAACACTTTCTCAGCGCACGTCGTTGGCCTTCACATGGAAACCTTTGCGACCGTTCCACTCGTGGCACCGATGGAGATGCCCGACCCTGCGACCGTTCAAGCCGTGCAGGAGGTCGCCCATCAGGAAACCACCGACATCGCCTCCATTTTCGCCCGCACGATGGCTGCGAAAAATATCTCCAACGAGTGGCGCAGCTTCGTCTCCTCGGTCGGCTACTCTTCCAACACTGCGATGCAAAGCGCCCGTTGCGCCGATCTCGTCATTGCTCGCCAGTCCACGTCGTCGTCGATTTCCGACAGCCGCGCCGACCTCGATAATTTCCTCTATGAAAGCGGACGCCCCATCCTGCTGGTGCCGCATATGCTCGACCAGCCCAAGCCCATCAAGCGCGTGCTCATCGCCTGGAACGGCTCACGCGAAGCCACCCGCGCTACCTTCGATGCCCTGCCCTTCCTCATCGCCGCAGAAACCGTGGAGATATTTTCGGTGGGTGCCGATGATGACGACAAGGGATCGGCTACCCTCGCGGGTTCGGAAATCGCCTCGACACTCGCGCGCCACGGCATCAACGTCACGGTGACATCGGAAGAAAAAAGCCACGGCCTGTCTGCTGAAAAAGCCATCGAAAAACGCCTCTCAGACAACAGCATCGATCTGCTCGTCATGGGCGCTTACGGCCACTCTCGCTGGTGGGAGATGCTGTTCGGCGGCGTCACGCGCACGCTGCTGGACAAGATGACGGCGCTGACGCTGCTGTCTCGATAG
- a CDS encoding anhydro-N-acetylmuramic acid kinase, with amino-acid sequence MGEIRTAIGLMSGTSMDGIDIALLRTDGEAVVDHGPSQYFPYDQELRETWKRALITAKAIQQRGERPDDLADAERKLTLAHAAAVKSFLRRHRLSAQDIDVIGFHGQTVLHRPDDALTVQIGDGPLLAEETGIDVVYDMRANDMVHGGQGAPLIPIYHAALAANLPQQFETPAVFVNIGGISNLTFVGADGAPAAFDSGPGNMLIDQWIEVHTGAAYDKGGATAAKGAVAPALVAGYMESPFFSANIRRSLDRSDFLPPAKGEVSLEDGARTLAHVTGAAILKSASYLPEAAKTYVVCGGGRLNPVIMQEFTDQAQTRGAGVIAAEAAGFDGGAMEAEAWAYLAVRSLRGLPLTYPGTTGVKEPVTGGVLARA; translated from the coding sequence ATGGGCGAGATCAGAACGGCGATAGGGCTGATGAGCGGCACGTCCATGGACGGCATCGATATTGCCCTGCTGCGCACTGATGGAGAAGCTGTCGTTGACCACGGGCCAAGCCAGTATTTTCCCTATGATCAGGAGCTTCGCGAGACTTGGAAACGGGCGCTGATCACCGCCAAAGCCATACAGCAACGCGGTGAGCGGCCCGACGATCTTGCCGATGCCGAGCGCAAATTAACGCTGGCCCATGCTGCCGCCGTCAAATCCTTTCTGCGCCGCCATAGATTGAGTGCGCAGGATATCGACGTCATCGGTTTTCATGGTCAAACGGTGCTGCATCGCCCGGATGACGCGTTGACGGTGCAGATCGGCGATGGTCCCTTGCTGGCTGAGGAAACCGGCATCGATGTGGTCTATGACATGCGCGCCAATGACATGGTGCATGGCGGGCAGGGCGCGCCGCTGATCCCCATCTACCACGCGGCGCTTGCCGCCAACCTGCCGCAACAGTTCGAGACGCCCGCCGTGTTCGTTAATATCGGCGGCATTTCCAATCTGACATTCGTGGGCGCGGATGGCGCACCGGCCGCCTTCGATAGCGGGCCCGGAAACATGCTGATCGACCAATGGATCGAAGTGCATACGGGCGCGGCTTACGATAAGGGCGGTGCGACGGCGGCGAAGGGTGCGGTCGCTCCGGCGCTGGTCGCGGGTTACATGGAGAGCCCGTTTTTTTCCGCCAATATCCGTCGTTCGCTGGACCGTTCCGATTTCCTGCCGCCCGCCAAGGGTGAGGTCTCGCTGGAAGATGGTGCGCGGACGCTGGCCCATGTGACAGGCGCAGCCATTCTCAAATCTGCCAGTTATTTGCCAGAAGCAGCAAAGACCTATGTCGTGTGCGGAGGCGGCAGGCTGAACCCTGTTATCATGCAGGAGTTCACCGATCAGGCGCAAACACGCGGCGCTGGCGTGATCGCAGCGGAAGCCGCGGGCTTCGATGGTGGCGCGATGGAGGCCGAGGCGTGGGCGTATCTGGCCGTGCGGTCGTTGCGTGGTTTGCCACTGACCTATCCCGGGACGACGGGCGTGAAGGAGCCGGTGACGGGTGGAGTTCTGGCGAGGGCGTGA
- the tyrS gene encoding tyrosine--tRNA ligase, protein MSRFKSDFLRTLDERGFIHQISDEAGLDELFAKETVTAYIGFDPTAPSLHAGGLIQIMMLHWMQKTGHQPISLMGGGTGMVGDPSFKDEARQLMTVDTIESNIASIKRVFSNYLDYDAATAPALMINNGDWLRDINYLEFLRDVGRHFSVNRMLSFESVKTRLEREQSLSFLEFNYMILQAYDFVELNKRTGCRLQMGGSDQWGNIINGIDLGHRMGTPQLYALTSPLLTTSSGAKMGKSMNGAVWLNPDMLSAYDFWQYWRNTEDADVSRFLKLYTTLPMDEIARLSALGGSEINEVKKILATEITAMLHGRDNAEQAAETARKTFEEGALADNLPSIEVPKGELEAGLGLLSLIVRAGLAASNGEARRHVQGGAVKINDNAISDERQVIGTGEVTADGVIKLSLGKKKHILVRPV, encoded by the coding sequence ATGTCCAGGTTCAAGTCCGATTTCCTCCGCACGCTCGATGAGCGCGGCTTCATTCACCAGATCTCCGATGAGGCAGGTCTCGATGAACTTTTCGCCAAGGAAACCGTGACTGCATATATAGGCTTTGACCCAACGGCACCCAGCCTTCACGCTGGCGGTCTGATCCAGATCATGATGCTGCACTGGATGCAGAAAACCGGACACCAGCCGATCTCCCTGATGGGCGGCGGCACCGGTATGGTCGGCGATCCCTCGTTCAAGGATGAAGCCCGTCAGTTGATGACGGTCGATACCATCGAAAGCAACATCGCCTCCATCAAGCGCGTCTTCTCGAACTACCTCGATTACGACGCCGCGACCGCGCCTGCCCTGATGATCAACAACGGTGACTGGCTGCGCGATATCAACTACCTCGAATTCCTGCGCGACGTGGGCCGTCACTTCTCGGTCAACCGCATGCTGTCGTTTGAAAGCGTTAAGACGCGGCTGGAGCGCGAGCAGTCGCTGTCGTTCCTCGAATTCAACTACATGATCCTTCAGGCCTACGACTTCGTGGAGCTGAACAAGCGTACCGGCTGCCGTTTGCAGATGGGCGGTTCGGATCAGTGGGGCAACATCATCAACGGCATCGACCTCGGCCACCGCATGGGCACGCCGCAGCTTTACGCACTGACCTCGCCACTTCTGACAACATCGTCGGGTGCCAAGATGGGCAAGTCGATGAACGGCGCCGTGTGGCTGAACCCGGATATGCTGTCGGCCTATGATTTCTGGCAATACTGGCGCAACACCGAGGACGCCGACGTTTCTCGCTTCCTGAAGCTCTACACGACGCTGCCGATGGACGAGATCGCACGTCTTTCGGCGCTGGGTGGTTCGGAGATCAATGAGGTCAAGAAAATCCTCGCGACCGAAATCACCGCCATGCTGCATGGCCGCGACAATGCCGAGCAGGCTGCCGAAACCGCCCGCAAGACCTTCGAAGAAGGCGCGCTGGCCGACAATCTGCCGTCTATCGAGGTGCCCAAGGGCGAGCTAGAGGCAGGCCTCGGCCTTTTATCGCTCATCGTCCGCGCCGGTCTTGCGGCGTCCAACGGTGAAGCCCGTCGTCACGTTCAGGGTGGTGCCGTGAAGATCAATGACAATGCTATCTCGGATGAGCGTCAGGTCATCGGAACTGGTGAGGTCACGGCAGATGGCGTGATCAAGCTTTCGCTGGGCAAGAAGAAGCACATTCTGGTGCGGCCTGTTTGA
- a CDS encoding IS4 family transposase: protein MRHHNSVFHDLLKRISWSTFERLVDEHGTDKHTRRLSTKSQLIALLYGQLAGAVSLREIEGGLESHSTRLYHLGARPASRSTLADANAKRSSAVFTGLFAELVARAGRGLRRSVGEATYLIDATSLRLSGAGSQWARFSHQACGAKVHIVYDAGAERPIYAAVTPANVNDITAAKAMPIEPGATYVFDLGYYDFSWWARMDQAGCRIVTRFKSHTPLTVLHEQPLGDADANGGRILSDRIGLLPARQAGNRKNPFSDPVREITVRTETGKVLRILSNDLDATAQEIADLYKRRWAIELFFKWVKQTLKIKHFLGVSENAVRIQITVALIAFLLLRMAQADQKTIKSPWIFARLVRANLMHRKRTDSLLKPPNSSRCHNDQLMLQWTSV from the coding sequence GTGCGGCATCACAATAGCGTTTTTCATGATCTTTTGAAGCGCATTTCCTGGTCGACCTTCGAGCGGCTTGTGGATGAGCATGGCACCGACAAGCATACCCGGCGATTGTCCACCAAGAGCCAGTTGATCGCCCTGCTGTATGGGCAACTCGCCGGTGCTGTCAGCTTGCGCGAGATCGAAGGTGGTCTGGAAAGCCATTCGACACGCCTTTATCATCTCGGCGCACGCCCGGCCTCACGTTCGACACTGGCTGATGCCAATGCCAAACGCTCAAGTGCGGTCTTTACCGGTCTGTTTGCCGAGCTGGTCGCACGAGCCGGGCGCGGGTTGCGACGGTCCGTCGGCGAGGCGACCTATCTGATTGATGCCACGAGCCTTCGCCTTTCCGGTGCAGGATCGCAATGGGCGCGGTTCTCCCATCAGGCTTGCGGAGCCAAGGTCCACATCGTCTATGATGCGGGCGCAGAGCGACCGATCTATGCCGCCGTCACACCCGCCAATGTCAATGACATCACCGCCGCCAAGGCCATGCCGATCGAACCGGGCGCGACCTACGTCTTTGATCTGGGCTATTATGATTTCTCATGGTGGGCCAGAATGGATCAGGCCGGATGCCGCATCGTCACCCGCTTCAAGTCCCATACACCCCTGACGGTGTTGCATGAGCAGCCGCTGGGGGACGCGGATGCAAACGGTGGTCGCATCCTGTCGGATCGCATTGGTCTGCTGCCTGCCCGTCAGGCCGGCAACCGCAAGAACCCGTTCAGCGACCCGGTTCGCGAGATCACGGTCAGAACCGAAACCGGCAAGGTCCTGCGGATCCTGTCGAACGATCTCGATGCCACTGCGCAAGAGATCGCCGATCTCTACAAGCGCCGCTGGGCTATCGAACTGTTCTTCAAATGGGTCAAGCAGACCTTGAAGATCAAGCACTTCCTGGGTGTCTCAGAAAACGCCGTGCGCATTCAGATCACTGTGGCCCTCATCGCTTTCCTGCTTCTGCGCATGGCGCAGGCAGACCAGAAGACCATCAAAAGCCCCTGGATCTTCGCCCGCCTCGTGCGCGCCAACCTCATGCATCGAAAAAGAACAGACAGTCTTCTAAAACCACCCAACAGCAGCAGATGCCACAATGACCAGTTGATGCTCCAATGGACGTCGGTTTAA
- a CDS encoding ABC transporter permease encodes MNFEAIKSIYLFEMARTRRTLLQSVVSPVISTSLYFIVFGTAIGSRIQEVEGVSYGAFITPGLIMLTLLTQCISNGAFGIYFPKFTGTIYEILSAPVAMTEIVIGYVGAAATKGLMIGTIILITASFFVDISIAHPFMMVLFFVLTAISFSLFGFIIGIWATNFEQLNLIPMLVVPPLTFLGGSFYSINMLPPFWQTVSHFNPVLYLISGFRWSFYEIADVNPVISLVIITAFLAACLGLVAWMFKTGYKLRN; translated from the coding sequence ATGAACTTCGAGGCTATCAAGTCCATCTATCTGTTCGAAATGGCCCGTACGCGCCGTACCCTGCTGCAAAGCGTGGTGTCGCCGGTCATTTCCACATCGCTCTATTTCATCGTCTTCGGCACGGCCATCGGCTCGCGCATTCAGGAGGTCGAGGGTGTTTCCTACGGTGCCTTCATCACGCCGGGCCTGATCATGCTGACCTTGCTGACGCAGTGCATCAGCAACGGCGCTTTCGGAATTTATTTCCCGAAATTCACCGGTACGATCTATGAGATTCTATCGGCTCCCGTGGCGATGACGGAGATCGTGATCGGTTATGTCGGAGCCGCCGCGACCAAGGGTTTGATGATCGGCACCATCATCCTCATCACCGCGTCCTTCTTCGTTGATATATCGATCGCACACCCGTTCATGATGGTGCTGTTCTTCGTGCTGACGGCAATCAGTTTCAGCCTGTTCGGCTTCATCATCGGCATCTGGGCCACGAATTTCGAGCAGCTCAACCTCATTCCTATGCTGGTGGTGCCGCCGCTGACATTCCTCGGCGGCAGCTTCTATTCCATCAACATGCTGCCACCCTTCTGGCAGACGGTCAGCCACTTCAATCCGGTTCTGTATCTGATCAGCGGCTTTCGCTGGAGCTTCTATGAAATCGCCGACGTCAATCCCGTCATCAGCCTCGTGATTATCACAGCCTTCCTCGCCGCCTGCCTGGGTCTGGTAGCGTGGATGTTCAAGACTGGGTATAAGTTGAGAAACTGA